Proteins encoded within one genomic window of Desulforegulaceae bacterium:
- a CDS encoding single-stranded DNA-binding protein yields the protein MSGVNKAILLGNLGQDPEMRYTQDGNPVCNFSIATNEAWKDRNTGEKREKTEWHRIVVFRGLAEVCARYLKKGSKVYIEGKIQTRTYEKNGATHYITEIVGNELRMLDSAPRREGEVSSQPVGYNPPHPGGNYGQSQAVQDNNEFNSFPGGKSSEEDDDIPF from the coding sequence ATGAGCGGAGTTAACAAGGCTATACTTTTGGGAAATTTGGGACAAGATCCCGAAATGAGGTATACCCAGGATGGTAATCCTGTGTGCAACTTTTCAATAGCTACAAACGAGGCCTGGAAAGACAGAAACACCGGCGAAAAAAGAGAAAAGACAGAATGGCATAGAATAGTAGTTTTTAGAGGCCTTGCAGAGGTTTGTGCCAGATATCTCAAGAAAGGCAGTAAAGTTTATATTGAAGGTAAGATTCAGACAAGAACCTATGAAAAAAATGGTGCTACCCATTATATTACAGAAATTGTAGGTAATGAGCTTAGGATGCTTGATTCTGCTCCAAGAAGAGAGGGAGAGGTCTCTTCACAACCAGTAGGATACAATCCACCTCATCCTGGCGGCAACTACGGCCAATCTCAGGCAGTTCAAGATAATAATGAATTTAACAGTTTCCCCGGCGGAAAATCCAGTGAAGAAGACGATGACATACCTTTTTAG
- a CDS encoding 3-hydroxyacyl-CoA dehydrogenase NAD-binding domain-containing protein, producing the protein MTRKIRKAAVIGSGIMGGGIAALLASAGVPTLLLDIVPFDLKDEEKNDPAARNRIVEAGLQATLANKPSLIMTKKDAALISTGNLEDDFDKLADCDWICEVVVENLEIKKQLFERIDGIRKADSIISSNTSGIPLAKISEGRSQGFKEHFLGTHFFNPVRYMHLLELIPDASTKQEVLDYVAWFGEVVLGKGIVWAKDTPNFIGNRIGIQGIGKVFQAIADGKISVSQADALFGPAMGRPRTAIFGTADLVGLDTVVHVANNSYDLCPDDEMRDIVKVPAYVEKLVADGKLGNKTKQGFYKRGKDESGKRFKHQLNVVTGEYEAFEKASFPCLEEAKKKETLEEKVKAIIWGDDEGAKFAWDCTANAFTYSANRIPEIADSLVEIDNAMKWGYGWEVGPFECWDAIGVKESVERMEKEGLPVSENVKKMLAAGNDTFYKMVDGKRQYYDFASGSYKDVPGNKNAISLPAAKADNKVVKTCASASLIDLGDDIFCVEFHTKMNALNREIIEFMNGCQEYLDANARGVVIGNQAGGMPGAFSAGADLAYVSGLIHDKKWTEIEDFLKLAHDTTLASKYSSVPVVAAPFGLALGGGCETCLGANKIVSHSELYMGLVEIGVGLLPAGGGCTNLYRKMVEALPAGTAKTLDLTKIYIDTFMAIGMAKVSMSAAQAVGIGFLHPWKDRIVFNRDLLIGEAKKEALAMAEAGWTPPMKTDLPVVGNSGSGMVTAELYNMANGLFLSEYDAFLATRIAYVIAGGDVNYGTKVSEEHVLRLEREAFVDFCKEEKTLARIDHMLKTNKPLRN; encoded by the coding sequence ATGACCAGGAAAATCCGGAAGGCCGCTGTAATCGGTTCTGGTATCATGGGTGGCGGAATTGCTGCTTTGCTAGCAAGTGCAGGAGTTCCTACATTGCTTCTTGATATCGTTCCTTTCGACCTTAAAGATGAAGAAAAAAATGATCCTGCAGCAAGAAACAGGATTGTTGAAGCAGGGCTGCAGGCTACTTTAGCTAACAAGCCTTCTCTTATCATGACTAAGAAAGATGCGGCACTTATTTCTACCGGTAACCTTGAAGATGATTTTGACAAGCTTGCAGACTGTGACTGGATTTGTGAAGTTGTTGTTGAAAATCTTGAGATTAAAAAACAGCTTTTTGAAAGAATCGACGGTATAAGAAAAGCAGACTCAATCATTTCTTCAAACACTTCAGGTATTCCTCTTGCGAAAATCAGCGAAGGAAGAAGCCAGGGTTTTAAAGAGCATTTCCTTGGAACTCATTTCTTCAACCCTGTACGTTATATGCATCTTCTTGAGCTTATTCCCGATGCATCTACAAAGCAGGAAGTTCTTGATTATGTAGCATGGTTTGGTGAAGTAGTTCTTGGTAAAGGTATTGTTTGGGCAAAAGATACACCTAACTTTATCGGTAACCGTATTGGTATCCAGGGTATTGGTAAGGTTTTTCAGGCAATTGCAGATGGTAAAATTTCTGTATCCCAGGCTGACGCTCTTTTCGGACCAGCAATGGGTCGTCCTAGAACAGCGATTTTTGGTACTGCAGACCTTGTTGGTCTTGACACTGTGGTTCATGTTGCAAATAACTCTTATGACCTATGCCCTGATGATGAAATGAGGGACATAGTTAAGGTGCCTGCTTACGTTGAAAAACTTGTTGCTGATGGTAAACTTGGAAATAAAACCAAGCAAGGTTTTTACAAAAGAGGCAAAGACGAAAGTGGAAAAAGATTCAAGCATCAGCTTAATGTTGTTACAGGTGAATATGAAGCTTTTGAAAAAGCTTCTTTTCCATGCCTTGAAGAAGCAAAGAAAAAAGAGACCCTTGAAGAAAAAGTTAAAGCAATTATTTGGGGTGATGATGAAGGTGCAAAGTTTGCATGGGATTGTACTGCAAACGCTTTTACATACTCAGCAAACAGAATCCCTGAAATAGCAGACAGCCTTGTTGAAATTGATAACGCCATGAAATGGGGTTATGGCTGGGAAGTTGGACCTTTTGAGTGCTGGGACGCAATAGGTGTTAAAGAATCTGTTGAAAGAATGGAAAAAGAAGGTCTTCCTGTATCAGAAAACGTTAAGAAAATGCTTGCAGCCGGAAATGATACTTTCTACAAGATGGTAGACGGAAAACGTCAGTATTATGATTTTGCATCAGGTTCATATAAAGACGTACCTGGAAATAAAAACGCTATATCTCTTCCAGCAGCTAAAGCAGATAATAAAGTTGTTAAAACCTGTGCTTCTGCTTCTCTTATTGACCTTGGCGATGACATCTTTTGTGTTGAATTCCATACAAAAATGAACGCTCTTAACCGTGAAATTATTGAGTTCATGAATGGTTGCCAAGAGTACCTTGATGCAAACGCAAGAGGTGTTGTAATTGGAAACCAGGCTGGCGGTATGCCAGGTGCTTTTTCAGCTGGTGCCGACCTTGCTTATGTATCAGGTCTTATCCATGATAAAAAGTGGACTGAAATTGAAGATTTCCTTAAGCTTGCCCATGACACAACTCTTGCTTCAAAATATTCATCAGTTCCAGTAGTTGCTGCTCCTTTTGGATTGGCTCTAGGTGGCGGATGTGAAACATGTCTTGGTGCAAACAAAATAGTTTCTCACTCAGAACTTTACATGGGTCTTGTTGAAATAGGTGTAGGTCTTCTTCCTGCAGGTGGCGGATGTACTAACCTTTATAGAAAAATGGTTGAAGCTCTTCCAGCTGGAACAGCTAAAACTCTTGACCTTACAAAAATTTATATTGATACCTTCATGGCTATTGGGATGGCAAAAGTTTCAATGTCAGCTGCTCAGGCTGTAGGTATTGGTTTTCTTCACCCATGGAAAGACAGAATAGTGTTTAACCGTGATCTTCTTATTGGTGAAGCAAAGAAAGAAGCTCTTGCAATGGCAGAAGCAGGTTGGACACCACCAATGAAGACAGACCTTCCTGTTGTTGGTAATTCAGGTTCAGGTATGGTTACTGCTGAACTTTACAATATGGCTAATGGTCTGTTCCTGAGCGAATACGATGCATTCCTTGCAACACGTATTGCTTATGTTATTGCTGGCGGTGACGTTAATTACGGAACAAAGGTTTCTGAAGAGCACGTGCTTAGGCTTGAGCGTGAGGCATTTGTTGACTTCTGTAAAGAAGAAAAGACTCTTGCACGTATTGATCACATGCTTAAGACAAACAAGCCTCTACGTAACTAA
- a CDS encoding thiolase family protein — MRDAYIVSSVRTPGCKNRRGAFRETRPEDLLSHIMKACVDKVKVDPKEIDDCMIGCAFPEGEQGLNIGRIAAMKAGFPIEVSGATVNRFCSSGLEAIALASLRVQAGWSEMTMGGGLESMTFVPMGGNSPRPHPELAKTMPEMYVSMGVTAENVAEWYKVDRRTMDEFAAASNAKAAEAQKNGYFTEIVPTPATYYIKDGDSYKVETKMIDADDGVRPGTTADGIARLGSPFKAGGQVTAANSSQTTDGAAATLIASKEACDRLGLKPIAKLVSYAVAGCRSEEMGVGPKYAIPKVLKQAGMKIEDIDLFEINEAFASQAIHCCQELGLWGTPMMDKVNICGGAIALGHPLGCTGAKLTATLLAQLERTGGKYGIVSMCIGGGMGAAAIFEMV, encoded by the coding sequence ATGAGAGACGCATATATAGTATCATCCGTTAGAACCCCTGGTTGCAAGAACCGCAGGGGTGCTTTCAGGGAAACAAGACCTGAAGATCTTCTTTCCCACATCATGAAGGCATGTGTTGATAAGGTGAAAGTTGATCCAAAAGAGATCGACGACTGCATGATCGGCTGTGCTTTTCCTGAAGGTGAGCAGGGACTTAATATTGGACGTATTGCAGCAATGAAGGCTGGTTTTCCAATTGAAGTATCTGGTGCCACAGTTAACCGTTTCTGCTCTTCTGGTCTTGAAGCTATTGCTCTTGCATCGCTAAGAGTTCAGGCTGGTTGGTCAGAAATGACAATGGGCGGTGGTCTTGAGTCTATGACTTTTGTTCCAATGGGTGGAAACAGCCCACGTCCTCATCCAGAACTTGCAAAAACAATGCCAGAGATGTACGTTTCAATGGGTGTTACTGCTGAAAACGTTGCTGAGTGGTACAAGGTTGACCGCAGAACAATGGATGAATTTGCTGCAGCTTCAAATGCAAAAGCTGCTGAGGCTCAGAAAAACGGATATTTTACTGAAATAGTTCCTACTCCTGCAACATATTATATTAAGGACGGGGATTCCTATAAAGTAGAAACCAAGATGATTGATGCTGACGACGGTGTTCGTCCAGGTACAACTGCTGATGGAATTGCAAGGCTTGGCTCCCCTTTTAAGGCAGGTGGTCAGGTTACAGCTGCTAACTCTTCTCAGACAACTGACGGTGCTGCTGCAACTCTTATTGCTTCAAAAGAAGCATGTGATCGTCTTGGCCTTAAGCCAATTGCAAAATTAGTAAGCTATGCAGTTGCAGGTTGTAGATCAGAAGAAATGGGCGTTGGTCCTAAATATGCTATTCCAAAAGTTCTTAAGCAAGCTGGTATGAAGATTGAAGATATAGATCTTTTTGAAATCAACGAAGCTTTTGCTTCCCAGGCAATTCACTGCTGCCAGGAACTTGGTCTTTGGGGAACCCCAATGATGGATAAAGTAAACATATGTGGTGGAGCTATTGCTCTTGGCCATCCACTTGGATGTACTGGTGCAAAACTTACTGCTACCCTTCTTGCACAGCTTGAGCGTACCGGTGGAAAATACGGTATAGTTTCAATGTGTATTGGTGGTGGTATGGGTGCTGCTGCAATATTTGAAATGGTTTAA
- a CDS encoding OFA family MFS transporter, with the protein MVGQKVMNRWLVVFGAVLVQMCLGAIYAWSVFTPELITAGWTTTQTMAAFSAGLVGYAVVMVLSGFQLERFGPRFLAILGGLVLGTGYVIAGLFGGTNFWMIFLFIGVMGGSGIGIAYVVPISVGMKWFPDKKGMITGLAVAGFGFGATIWVKLAGSVGKLIQTFGLSTTFIIFGIAFAVLVTLGGLTMVDPPEGWCPEGCELEEDESACCDPGPENIDISGKALLLKPQYYLMFVTFIFGAGAGLMTIGLIKPFGIQTLSGVGMTAVNASAVAGTALAVLSVANGLGRIIWGIISDKTGAKPAILVMISVQAAMLFLFNFMASSEVLFYIAAAFIGFNFGGNLALFPTLTAEMFGEANVGKNYPMVFLAYGIGGILCPIAGGKLGDMGLFPVAFTSSAVLCIVGFVLIWLIKKPKVQ; encoded by the coding sequence ATGGTTGGGCAAAAAGTTATGAATAGATGGCTGGTGGTTTTTGGGGCTGTGCTTGTCCAGATGTGTTTAGGGGCAATTTATGCATGGTCTGTTTTCACACCTGAATTGATTACAGCAGGCTGGACAACTACCCAGACAATGGCTGCTTTTTCTGCAGGCCTTGTAGGGTATGCTGTTGTTATGGTGCTGTCAGGTTTTCAGCTTGAGAGATTTGGGCCACGGTTTCTTGCAATCTTGGGAGGTCTAGTTCTTGGAACCGGATATGTAATTGCCGGTCTATTTGGTGGAACAAATTTTTGGATGATTTTTTTATTTATTGGGGTAATGGGTGGTTCAGGCATAGGTATAGCCTATGTTGTTCCCATTTCGGTAGGGATGAAATGGTTTCCTGATAAAAAAGGAATGATAACAGGTCTTGCTGTAGCAGGCTTTGGTTTTGGTGCTACAATATGGGTGAAGCTAGCAGGCTCTGTTGGTAAGCTTATCCAAACTTTTGGCTTATCAACTACTTTTATAATTTTTGGGATAGCCTTTGCTGTGCTTGTAACTTTAGGAGGTCTTACCATGGTTGATCCTCCTGAGGGCTGGTGCCCTGAGGGCTGCGAGCTTGAAGAAGATGAGAGTGCTTGCTGTGATCCTGGTCCAGAGAATATAGATATTAGTGGAAAAGCACTTCTTTTAAAACCTCAGTATTATTTAATGTTTGTTACCTTTATCTTTGGTGCTGGTGCTGGTCTTATGACAATTGGGCTTATTAAGCCGTTTGGAATTCAGACCCTAAGTGGTGTAGGAATGACAGCTGTAAATGCCAGTGCTGTTGCGGGTACAGCTCTTGCGGTTTTAAGTGTTGCCAATGGTCTTGGAAGAATTATCTGGGGTATTATTTCAGACAAAACAGGAGCAAAGCCTGCTATCCTTGTAATGATAAGTGTTCAAGCGGCTATGCTTTTTCTTTTTAACTTTATGGCAAGTTCTGAGGTTCTTTTTTATATAGCAGCAGCTTTCATAGGGTTTAATTTTGGCGGTAATTTAGCCCTTTTCCCAACACTTACAGCTGAGATGTTTGGAGAAGCTAATGTTGGAAAGAATTACCCAATGGTTTTTCTTGCATACGGCATAGGCGGAATTTTATGTCCTATAGCAGGAGGAAAGCTTGGAGACATGGGTTTATTTCCAGTTGCCTTTACCTCCAGTGCCGTACTTTGTATTGTTGGCTTTGTTCTTATTTGGTTAATAAAAAAACCTAAAGTGCAGTAA
- the hisA gene encoding phosphoribosylformimino-5-aminoimidazole carboxamide ribotide isomerase: protein MKFRPCIDLHDGVVKQIVGSSLSDNPDKKIETNFVSKKPSEWFANLYKKDNLKGGHLIQLGKGNEDAAKRALQEWPGGIQVGGGINCDNALYWLENGAQALIVTSYVFHDGVIDEQRLKKISKLAGKNRLVLDLSCRKKGNDYYVVTNRWQNFTKEKVTRNLLDYLSKYCFEYLVHAVDLEGKCSGIETELIKILAKSSNIPVTYAGGISSKEDIEKIKIMGKGSIDFTVGSALDIFGGTKLKYKELVEKYG from the coding sequence ATGAAATTCAGACCTTGTATTGATCTCCACGACGGAGTTGTAAAACAAATTGTGGGTTCATCTCTTTCGGATAACCCAGATAAAAAAATTGAAACCAATTTTGTTTCAAAAAAACCTTCTGAATGGTTTGCAAATTTATACAAAAAGGACAATCTCAAAGGTGGCCATCTAATCCAACTTGGAAAAGGAAACGAAGATGCTGCAAAAAGAGCTCTTCAGGAATGGCCTGGAGGAATTCAGGTTGGAGGGGGAATAAATTGCGACAATGCTCTTTACTGGCTTGAAAACGGAGCCCAGGCTCTTATTGTTACCTCCTATGTTTTCCATGACGGAGTAATTGATGAACAAAGGCTTAAAAAAATTTCAAAACTAGCTGGAAAAAATCGCCTTGTTCTTGATTTAAGCTGCAGAAAAAAAGGCAACGACTATTATGTGGTTACAAACAGATGGCAGAATTTTACAAAAGAAAAAGTAACAAGAAATCTTCTTGATTATCTTTCAAAATACTGCTTTGAATACCTTGTCCATGCTGTTGATCTTGAAGGCAAATGTAGCGGAATTGAAACAGAACTTATAAAGATTCTTGCAAAATCATCAAATATTCCTGTTACTTACGCAGGTGGAATAAGCTCAAAAGAAGATATTGAAAAAATTAAAATTATGGGAAAAGGCTCAATTGATTTTACTGTGGGAAGTGCTCTTGATATTTTTGGAGGAACTAAGCTAAAATACAAAGAACTTGTTGAAAAGTACGGGTAA
- a CDS encoding CNNM domain-containing protein, with translation MKIYLFLIAVFTPQFLQASQLDSNLNSQTEILMLGFYVLLALVVSFLCSISEAVLLSIPPSYVEGKKETNKKLFLLLKKIKLDKIDNSLASILTLKTIAHTIGALGAGAKSTAVFGSTWFGVFSAVVTFIFLFVSEIIPKTIGAIHWKILIWPSSIFIKILTTILYPLVWMCEKITKIISGGKKKNIFNREEFIAMAAAAEYSGELDKKKSRIIKNLFCFDSIKVSYIMTPRTVLFVLNENIKISEAASKVSKQSFSRIPLFNSGIDDITGFVLKDDILVLASENRGKENLSILKRKITAVPETVSLTELFEKFLKERHHIAVVVNEHGSTQGIATLEDIIETLMGMEIVDETDRVVDMRVLAKKEWLKRAKNMGIEFQEDKNKD, from the coding sequence ATGAAAATCTATTTGTTTCTGATTGCTGTTTTCACTCCTCAATTCCTCCAGGCATCACAATTAGACTCAAATCTAAACTCTCAAACAGAAATTTTAATGCTTGGATTCTATGTACTTCTTGCACTTGTAGTTTCTTTTCTCTGTTCTATTTCAGAAGCAGTTCTTTTAAGTATTCCCCCTTCTTATGTTGAAGGTAAAAAAGAAACAAATAAAAAACTGTTTCTCCTTTTAAAAAAAATCAAACTGGATAAGATTGACAACTCTCTTGCTTCAATTTTAACCCTTAAAACAATAGCTCACACTATAGGTGCATTAGGTGCAGGGGCAAAATCAACAGCTGTTTTTGGAAGTACTTGGTTTGGTGTTTTTTCCGCTGTAGTCACTTTTATCTTTCTTTTTGTCTCTGAAATCATCCCAAAAACCATAGGAGCTATACATTGGAAAATACTTATCTGGCCTAGTTCCATTTTTATCAAAATCCTTACCACAATTTTATACCCTCTTGTCTGGATGTGTGAAAAAATTACAAAGATTATTTCCGGGGGGAAAAAGAAAAACATTTTCAACAGAGAAGAATTTATTGCAATGGCCGCTGCTGCGGAATACTCGGGAGAACTTGACAAAAAAAAATCCAGGATAATTAAAAACCTCTTTTGCTTTGACTCCATAAAAGTTTCTTACATAATGACTCCAAGGACAGTGCTCTTTGTTTTAAATGAAAATATAAAAATTTCAGAAGCAGCTTCAAAAGTATCAAAACAGTCTTTTTCAAGAATTCCCCTTTTCAACTCAGGTATTGATGATATTACAGGATTTGTTTTAAAAGATGATATTCTTGTTTTAGCATCAGAAAACAGAGGCAAAGAAAATCTTTCTATTTTAAAAAGAAAAATAACAGCAGTTCCTGAAACAGTCTCGCTTACTGAACTATTTGAAAAATTTTTAAAAGAAAGACACCATATTGCAGTTGTTGTAAATGAACATGGAAGCACCCAGGGAATTGCAACCCTTGAAGATATAATTGAAACTCTCATGGGAATGGAAATAGTTGATGAGACTGACAGAGTTGTTGATATGAGAGTTCTTGCAAAAAAAGAATGGTTAAAACGTGCCAAAAACATGGGGATAGAGTTTCAGGAAGATAAAAACAAAGATTAA
- the thiL gene encoding thiamine-phosphate kinase — MYKKNLKKYLKFYFITDSQNINFSMLYQVKEAVLGGATIVQYRNKTFLPKHINEVYEIKNFLKLNKIPFIINDNILLAKAVDADGIHLGQNDFSPSEARNVLGKNKIIGISVSDLNEFKNTDFSFCDYIGLGPVFPTDTKKDAKKACGLDFVSQISAKSNLPIVGIGGINLENASSVLDSGAVGICVISALTKEKNIYKASTLLSNLLNINPEKISQKWGNEFELIEKLTKFKSFKRNIKISAGDDSALLYCIKKPVISTDTQREDIHFKLSWQNFYEIGFKTVSVCLSDLAASYARPLSVFINLGLPDYVSDQDIIELYKGIDENLSLHNCSIGGGNVSAAEKFCIDLFAIGEGSEIFPKRSGAKEGELICSTGFLGLSKAGLEIVEKNIKGYEFLVNAFKRPTPKFFESKILEKFKVNCVIDISDGLYGDLIHLTKTSKLSSIIYEKDLLVHPELEKYCQDFNKNPLEYIVSGGEDYELLFTCPEKSFESIKKEINNAFIVGKTAKLKDKYIKSKIIGNSFDHGHKNF, encoded by the coding sequence ATGTATAAAAAAAACTTAAAAAAATATTTAAAATTTTATTTTATCACAGACTCTCAAAATATAAATTTTTCTATGCTCTATCAGGTAAAAGAGGCTGTTTTGGGCGGAGCAACAATTGTTCAGTATAGAAACAAAACATTCTTACCCAAGCATATTAATGAAGTCTATGAAATAAAAAACTTTTTAAAACTTAATAAAATTCCTTTTATAATAAATGACAATATTTTACTTGCCAAAGCAGTGGATGCTGATGGAATCCATCTTGGACAAAATGACTTCTCACCTTCTGAAGCCAGAAATGTTCTTGGAAAAAACAAAATAATTGGAATTTCTGTTTCTGATTTAAATGAGTTTAAAAATACAGATTTTTCTTTTTGTGACTATATCGGCCTTGGCCCTGTATTTCCAACTGATACAAAAAAAGATGCAAAAAAAGCCTGCGGACTTGATTTTGTTTCCCAAATTTCAGCCAAATCAAACCTGCCTATAGTTGGAATAGGTGGAATAAATCTTGAAAACGCAAGTTCAGTTCTTGATTCAGGTGCTGTTGGAATTTGTGTTATAAGTGCTCTTACAAAAGAAAAAAACATTTATAAAGCTTCAACTTTATTATCAAATCTCTTAAACATCAATCCTGAAAAAATCAGCCAAAAGTGGGGAAATGAATTTGAACTTATAGAAAAACTTACCAAGTTCAAGTCATTTAAAAGAAACATAAAAATAAGTGCAGGGGATGATTCAGCTCTTTTATACTGCATTAAAAAGCCTGTGATTTCAACTGACACCCAAAGGGAAGACATTCATTTCAAACTTTCATGGCAAAACTTTTATGAAATTGGATTTAAAACTGTTTCTGTATGTTTAAGTGATCTTGCTGCATCATATGCTAGGCCTTTGTCTGTTTTTATAAATCTAGGCCTGCCAGATTATGTTTCAGACCAGGATATTATTGAGCTTTACAAAGGAATTGATGAAAATCTTTCCTTACACAATTGCTCAATAGGCGGTGGTAATGTATCGGCAGCTGAAAAATTTTGTATTGACCTTTTTGCAATTGGTGAAGGAAGCGAAATTTTTCCTAAAAGATCAGGCGCAAAAGAAGGTGAGCTGATCTGTTCAACAGGTTTTTTGGGGCTTTCCAAAGCAGGGCTTGAAATAGTTGAAAAAAACATAAAAGGCTATGAGTTTCTAGTAAACGCATTTAAAAGACCAACTCCTAAATTTTTTGAATCTAAAATCCTTGAAAAATTCAAAGTAAATTGTGTTATAGACATTAGTGACGGGCTTTACGGAGATTTAATTCACCTAACAAAAACTTCAAAACTCAGCAGTATTATTTATGAAAAAGATCTTTTAGTCCATCCTGAACTTGAAAAATACTGCCAGGATTTCAATAAAAATCCTCTTGAATATATTGTTTCTGGAGGAGAAGATTATGAACTTCTTTTCACCTGCCCAGAAAAAAGCTTTGAAAGCATAAAAAAAGAAATTAACAATGCCTTTATTGTCGGGAAAACAGCAAAACTTAAAGATAAATATATAAAATCTAAAATCATAGGAAATTCCTTTGACCATGGACATAAAAACTTTTAA
- a CDS encoding HD domain-containing protein encodes MDVFKIIDKYYKTNEKAKKVLLTHSELVAKKALKIAENLKEPIDKKLVYEGSILHDIGMIFTNAPEIGCNGKHPYICHGILGRQILEKEGLVKHALICERHTGTGITKEEIIKKNLPLPLKDMVPVSLEEQIICYADKFFSKGLKNLEKEKTLEEIEKTLSGYGGNHLKKFRNWHLKFNV; translated from the coding sequence ATGGATGTATTTAAAATTATAGATAAATATTACAAAACCAATGAAAAAGCAAAAAAAGTGCTTTTAACCCATAGTGAACTTGTTGCCAAAAAAGCCCTGAAAATAGCGGAGAATCTTAAAGAGCCCATAGACAAGAAACTAGTGTACGAGGGCTCAATTCTTCATGATATAGGAATGATTTTCACCAATGCTCCAGAGATTGGATGCAATGGAAAGCATCCATATATCTGCCATGGAATATTAGGAAGACAAATACTTGAAAAAGAAGGCCTTGTAAAACATGCACTGATTTGTGAAAGGCATACAGGAACAGGAATTACCAAAGAAGAAATAATTAAAAAAAACCTCCCCCTTCCCTTAAAAGATATGGTTCCTGTTTCTCTTGAGGAACAAATAATCTGCTATGCAGACAAATTTTTTTCAAAGGGTCTCAAAAACCTTGAAAAAGAAAAAACTCTGGAAGAAATTGAAAAAACACTTTCGGGATACGGAGGGAATCATCTTAAAAAATTCAGGAATTGGCATCTAAAATTCAATGTATAA
- the prfB gene encoding peptide chain release factor 2 (programmed frameshift) translates to MSGELKQIIADCKKRLNQIKECLDPASIKFRLEEIEAQISRPDFWDNPDSAAPVLKERTVLTDKINHFDNLENTLLENDDLLDLASEENDDAVIKDIEKELLGLEKKVYKFSIQIMLNGEDDSYNAILSINAGAGGTEAQDWSEMIFRMYLRWCESRGYKTEIIDLQPGDEAGIKSVTFSVKGDYAFGYLKTENGVHRLVRISPFNANGKRQTSFASVFVYPEIEREINIEIEEKDLRIDVFRASGAGGQHVNKTSSAVRITHLPTGIVAQCQQEKSQHRNKEICMRVIRSRLYQLEKEKQDEKIQELHDGKDDIGWGSQIRSYILHPYQMIKDHRTGSETGNTQAVLDGDLDNFIEAALFSSS, encoded by the exons ATGAGTGGAGAACTTAAACAAATTATTGCTGATTGCAAAAAAAGACTAAACCAGATCAAGGAGTGCCTT GACCCTGCTTCCATTAAATTTCGACTTGAAGAAATAGAAGCCCAGATTTCAAGACCTGACTTTTGGGACAATCCTGATTCTGCAGCTCCTGTGTTAAAAGAAAGAACTGTACTTACAGATAAAATCAACCATTTTGACAACCTTGAAAACACTCTCCTTGAAAACGACGACCTTCTTGATCTTGCTTCAGAAGAAAATGATGATGCTGTTATAAAAGATATTGAAAAAGAATTGTTAGGCCTTGAAAAGAAAGTTTACAAATTTTCAATTCAAATAATGCTTAATGGAGAGGACGACTCCTACAATGCAATTTTATCCATTAATGCCGGTGCAGGAGGAACAGAAGCCCAGGACTGGTCCGAGATGATTTTCAGAATGTATCTAAGATGGTGCGAGTCAAGGGGATATAAAACAGAAATAATTGATCTTCAGCCCGGAGATGAGGCTGGAATAAAAAGTGTTACCTTTTCTGTGAAAGGTGATTATGCATTTGGGTATCTCAAAACTGAAAATGGGGTTCACAGGCTTGTAAGAATTTCACCATTTAATGCCAATGGAAAAAGACAAACATCTTTTGCTTCAGTTTTTGTCTACCCTGAAATTGAAAGGGAAATCAATATAGAAATTGAAGAAAAAGACTTAAGAATCGACGTGTTCAGAGCAAGCGGTGCAGGGGGACAGCATGTTAACAAAACAAGTTCTGCTGTAAGGATTACCCACTTACCCACAGGAATAGTTGCCCAATGCCAGCAAGAAAAATCCCAGCACAGAAATAAAGAAATCTGTATGAGAGTTATAAGATCAAGGCTGTATCAGCTTGAAAAAGAAAAGCAGGATGAAAAGATTCAGGAGCTCCACGACGGAAAAGACGATATTGGATGGGGCAGCCAGATTCGTTCTTATATTCTCCACCCTTATCAGATGATAAAAGACCATAGAACAGGAAGTGAAACCGGAAACACCCAGGCAGTCCTTGATGGAGATCTGGATAATTTTATTGAAGCTGCTCTTTTTTCTTCATCTTGA